From one Actinomyces sp. Marseille-P3109 genomic stretch:
- a CDS encoding ArsR/SmtB family transcription factor, which yields MKDRELFHPEAGDISLDAILGALSDPIRRDVLRRIASEGALYCGDLSYDVVKSTMSHHFRVLRESGLMHTEREGKHRRITRRDDVIEQRFPGLLAAVGLPAGKGQWPD from the coding sequence GTGAAGGACAGGGAGCTCTTCCACCCCGAGGCGGGCGACATCTCCCTGGACGCGATCCTGGGCGCCCTATCAGATCCCATCCGCCGCGACGTCCTGCGCCGGATCGCCAGTGAAGGTGCCCTGTACTGCGGGGACCTGAGCTACGACGTCGTCAAGTCCACGATGTCGCACCACTTCCGGGTGCTGCGCGAGTCGGGACTCATGCACACCGAGCGCGAGGGCAAGCATCGGCGCATCACCCGGCGCGACGACGTCATCGAACAGCGCTTTCCGGGACTCCTGGCCGCCGTCGGCCTGCCCGCCGGCAAGGGGCAGTGGCCGGACTGA
- a CDS encoding MFS transporter — translation MTEETSGSSRVSVDDERTPPKGAHVSTMGWLSFFTMFVIGTDTFLVAPLLPLLQRELDVPLARAGWLVSAYALGYALFALVAGPVSDRHDRRRVILSGLAAFAVFTCACGLAWSFWSMVAARFLAGVSAAFVSSQIWASIPVTVPRTSIIKVMGYATAGLAVAQVAGVPVGSYLSVRGWQLPFFVVAAVSVILWGLLFLSFPHVRPVGEPADVVGSYRRVLGSRVLRWSLLAYLAFQTGNYASFSFIGSWLAEDFGASQTTIGKAMMMIGLGTALGSLLGPRLVARIGERRSLWAGILVQGAFYLLAAAMPLMAHTMWGAVVAFTAALVVAGFLLPVLMGQLQAHAGQARGTVSSLSNTAMYLGATIAGAVGGDLLTRLPGFWGPGLMTALAFLLAVALYAIAGALASE, via the coding sequence ATGACTGAAGAAACGAGTGGCTCATCGCGCGTGTCTGTCGATGACGAGAGGACGCCGCCGAAAGGTGCCCATGTCTCGACCATGGGCTGGCTGTCCTTCTTCACCATGTTCGTCATCGGGACCGATACCTTCCTCGTCGCACCCCTGCTGCCCCTGCTCCAGCGCGAGCTCGACGTCCCCCTGGCCCGGGCCGGCTGGCTGGTTTCCGCCTACGCCCTGGGGTACGCGCTGTTCGCCCTCGTGGCGGGTCCTGTCTCGGACCGCCACGACCGACGCCGGGTCATCCTCTCCGGCCTGGCGGCCTTCGCCGTCTTCACCTGCGCGTGCGGCCTGGCCTGGAGCTTCTGGAGCATGGTCGCCGCCCGGTTCCTGGCCGGCGTGAGCGCAGCCTTCGTCAGCTCCCAGATCTGGGCCTCCATCCCGGTGACGGTGCCCCGCACCTCCATCATCAAGGTCATGGGCTACGCGACCGCGGGACTGGCGGTTGCACAGGTGGCCGGCGTGCCGGTCGGCTCATACCTGTCGGTCAGAGGGTGGCAGCTGCCGTTCTTCGTGGTCGCGGCGGTCAGCGTCATCCTGTGGGGACTCCTCTTCCTCTCATTCCCCCATGTGCGGCCGGTGGGGGAGCCTGCTGACGTCGTCGGCTCCTACCGGAGGGTCCTCGGCTCTCGGGTGCTGCGGTGGTCGCTCCTCGCCTACCTCGCCTTCCAGACCGGCAACTACGCCTCGTTCTCCTTCATCGGCTCCTGGCTGGCCGAGGACTTCGGCGCCTCGCAGACCACCATTGGGAAGGCCATGATGATGATCGGTCTGGGGACCGCGCTGGGGTCGCTCCTCGGTCCGAGGCTCGTTGCAAGGATCGGTGAGCGGCGGTCGCTGTGGGCCGGCATCCTCGTCCAGGGCGCCTTCTACCTCCTGGCCGCTGCGATGCCGCTCATGGCGCACACCATGTGGGGTGCGGTTGTCGCCTTCACCGCGGCCCTGGTGGTCGCCGGCTTCCTTCTGCCCGTCCTGATGGGGCAGCTGCAGGCCCACGCCGGCCAGGCGCGAGGAACCGTCTCCTCGCTGTCCAACACGGCGATGTACCTGGGTGCCACCATCGCGGGCGCCGTCGGTGGAGACCTTCTCACTCGGCTCCCCGGTTTCTGGGGTCCCGGTCTCATGACTGCTCTCGCATTCCTCCTGGCCGTTGCCTTGTACGCGATCGCCGGCGCTCTGGCCTCCGAGTGA
- a CDS encoding NAD(P)-dependent oxidoreductase yields MVVCEGRQQVRSRAPEGAQAGGRPRTGRQQLDQRRTGRSMSQLTVAVLGTGIMGSAMARNIAGAGHAVRAWNRTISRAQPLADDGIEIAPTATAAVEGADVVITMLFDGSAVAEVMRETAPAMRPGAAWLQMTTVGPDDVAVLAAIAESAGVLFYDSPVSGTRQPAESGTLVIMTAGPASGRELVTPVLDAVGSRTVWTGEDGASAASTRLKLVVNSWVIAVSNAAGEIVTLAKAIGVPPAQFFEVLDGGGLDLPFLRIKADLVERGALSPANFAVDTSGKDAHLILELAREAGLRLDGMEAFSARLDRVADAGHAHEDMAASYLAGFSTSTKTS; encoded by the coding sequence ATGGTCGTGTGCGAAGGGCGGCAACAAGTCCGATCCCGGGCGCCGGAGGGTGCCCAGGCGGGTGGCCGACCAAGAACGGGTCGACAACAGCTCGATCAGAGACGAACAGGGAGAAGCATGTCTCAGCTGACCGTAGCCGTACTCGGCACCGGAATCATGGGCTCGGCTATGGCTCGCAACATCGCCGGCGCCGGCCACGCCGTGCGCGCCTGGAACCGCACGATCTCGCGTGCCCAGCCCCTGGCCGACGACGGCATCGAGATCGCCCCCACCGCCACCGCCGCCGTCGAGGGGGCCGACGTCGTCATCACCATGCTCTTCGACGGCTCCGCCGTCGCCGAGGTCATGCGCGAGACCGCTCCCGCCATGCGTCCCGGCGCCGCCTGGCTGCAGATGACCACCGTCGGCCCTGATGATGTGGCCGTCCTGGCCGCCATCGCGGAGTCCGCCGGGGTCCTCTTCTACGACTCGCCCGTCTCCGGGACCCGCCAGCCCGCCGAGTCCGGCACCCTTGTCATCATGACCGCCGGCCCTGCCTCCGGCCGCGAGCTGGTCACCCCGGTCCTGGACGCCGTCGGGTCGCGCACCGTGTGGACCGGCGAGGACGGTGCCTCCGCAGCCTCGACCCGCCTCAAGTTGGTCGTCAACTCCTGGGTCATCGCCGTGTCCAACGCCGCCGGCGAGATCGTCACCCTGGCGAAGGCGATCGGTGTGCCCCCGGCCCAGTTCTTCGAGGTGCTCGACGGCGGTGGCCTGGACCTGCCCTTCCTGCGCATCAAGGCCGACCTCGTTGAACGGGGCGCCCTGAGCCCGGCCAACTTCGCCGTCGACACCTCTGGCAAGGACGCCCACCTCATCCTCGAGCTCGCCCGCGAAGCCGGCTTAAGGCTCGATGGCATGGAGGCCTTCTCCGCCCGGCTCGACCGTGTCGCCGACGCCGGCCACGCCCACGAGGACATGGCCGCCTCCTACCTGGCCGGGTTCTCGACCTCGACCAAAACCTCGTAA
- a CDS encoding winged helix-turn-helix transcriptional regulator → MADRHTRVTVNETSSQEGDCEPDSTVCGLRDVLDRIGDTWSVLVIIQLRLHGRRRFGQLLRSVEGISQRMLTVTLRRLQRDGLISRTVLDTSPPQVEYALTGTGESLTVVLRQLVDWATDNRESIAAARRRWDRGADTPTHSL, encoded by the coding sequence ATGGCCGATAGGCACACGAGAGTAACCGTCAATGAGACCTCCTCACAGGAAGGCGACTGCGAGCCCGACAGCACCGTCTGCGGCCTGCGCGATGTCCTCGACCGGATCGGGGACACCTGGTCGGTCCTCGTCATCATTCAGCTGCGCCTGCACGGCCGTCGCAGGTTCGGGCAGCTGCTGCGCTCAGTCGAGGGAATCTCCCAACGCATGCTCACAGTCACCCTGCGTCGACTCCAGCGGGACGGACTCATCAGCCGGACGGTCCTGGACACCTCCCCACCGCAGGTCGAGTACGCGTTGACTGGAACCGGAGAGTCCCTCACGGTCGTTCTTCGTCAGCTCGTCGACTGGGCAACGGACAATCGCGAGAGCATTGCGGCTGCTCGCCGACGCTGGGACCGGGGCGCGGACACACCCACCCACTCTCTTTGA
- a CDS encoding NAD(P)-binding domain-containing protein, translating into MPDKASEVIGIIGSGPIGQGLATLWAQAGYMVQLGARSPESARRVSVPPSVRVVSFEEAARHKVAVLAVKHSVAEDVVGPLAPLLKGAMVVDVMNAAGIREGQIVSTLPEGRTEGQWMADMLPDSLVVRAFSHIQEELLVSRAGKNPGVWAVGYATDALEERPRIEGLLEVTGYVPVFVGTLAESSLLDPGGSVFPHLFTAGDLQRLAAVHRLPRMLERFNAGDMSEVLHDKVQWSFPYGPTLGVQETFIGKEAVVDHLRRVRDSGVRISDIRTELETPHGAVVHAEGVFPTAQGPIASEIVSVVTMKDGLIGNVHEYWDTAAIKG; encoded by the coding sequence ATGCCCGACAAGGCGAGTGAAGTGATTGGCATCATCGGGTCCGGTCCTATTGGACAGGGGCTGGCGACATTGTGGGCGCAGGCCGGCTACATGGTTCAGCTCGGTGCGAGGTCTCCGGAGTCGGCGAGGCGCGTGAGTGTTCCCCCGAGTGTTCGCGTTGTCAGCTTTGAGGAGGCTGCTCGTCACAAGGTGGCGGTCCTGGCGGTCAAGCACAGTGTTGCGGAGGACGTGGTAGGTCCTCTCGCGCCGCTCCTCAAGGGGGCGATGGTCGTCGACGTGATGAACGCGGCTGGTATACGGGAGGGGCAGATCGTCTCCACGCTGCCGGAGGGGCGCACTGAAGGGCAGTGGATGGCCGATATGCTGCCGGACTCATTGGTTGTCCGCGCCTTCTCCCATATTCAGGAGGAGCTGCTCGTGTCGCGAGCAGGCAAGAATCCCGGAGTCTGGGCGGTCGGATATGCCACCGATGCGCTTGAGGAACGACCGCGAATTGAAGGCCTCCTTGAGGTTACCGGATATGTGCCCGTATTTGTTGGGACGCTCGCAGAATCATCATTGCTCGATCCTGGCGGGTCAGTATTCCCCCACCTGTTCACGGCTGGTGATCTCCAACGTCTTGCCGCCGTGCATCGACTGCCTCGGATGTTGGAGCGATTCAACGCGGGTGACATGAGTGAGGTGCTCCATGACAAGGTTCAGTGGAGCTTCCCCTACGGTCCCACGCTCGGGGTGCAGGAGACCTTCATCGGGAAGGAGGCGGTTGTGGATCATCTGAGGAGAGTGCGCGACTCCGGTGTACGCATCTCCGATATACGCACCGAGCTCGAGACCCCGCACGGTGCCGTGGTGCACGCCGAGGGAGTGTTCCCGACCGCTCAAGGGCCCATCGCCAGCGAGATCGTCAGCGTCGTCACCATGAAGGACGGGCTCATCGGCAATGTTCACGAGTACTGGGACACCGCGGCGATCAAGGGGTGA
- a CDS encoding OPT family oligopeptide transporter, which produces MSTTTSSGSAAAKPPSAGSSPVKELTIRGVVIGGIITLVFTAANVYLGLKVGLTFATSIPAAVISMAILRRFSDHTIQENNIVQTIASAAGTLSAIIFVLPGLIIVGWWTGFPYLQTVLVIILGGILGVTYSIPLRRALVTNSDLPYPEGVAGAEVLRVGDTSEGAEESSRGLGVIVRGSIASAALYFLNTLKAISVDISGVFRVGAGATMMSTSLSLALVGVGHLVGIGVGIAMIVGLLISYGVLLPVRTWGGAAAAPDLADFVSTTFASEVRIVGAGAIAVAAIWTFLKILGPIVSGIRESLASSAKRDAGYEIPVTERDLSMKMVIGVTVGSMLPIGVLLWLFLHGTSMAHHTAGLIIASILFILLTGLVVASVCGYMAGLIGSSNSPISGVGILVAVAAAALVRTIASSSSPDDVRTLVAYTLFVTAVVFGVATISNDNLQDLKTGQLVDSTPWKQQVALVIGVVFGAIIIPPVLGLMQGAFGFAGAPGAGANALAAPQANLIKHLVQGVLGGDLNWSLLGLGTLIGAVVIAIDEILRRNSKYSLPPLAVGMGMYLPASVTVMIPIGAALGHLYDRWAQRTANPERAKRMGTLMATGLIVGESLAGVIYAGIVVAFGGKEDPLAIMPEGFAGVAPWVGVVLFVGTLWYLYRGARQESTRD; this is translated from the coding sequence ATGTCCACAACAACCTCAAGCGGCTCCGCTGCGGCGAAACCACCCAGTGCCGGCTCCAGCCCGGTCAAGGAGCTGACGATCCGCGGCGTCGTCATCGGCGGCATCATCACGCTCGTCTTCACCGCGGCGAACGTCTACCTCGGCCTCAAGGTGGGACTCACCTTCGCCACCTCCATCCCGGCCGCTGTCATCTCCATGGCGATCCTGCGCCGCTTCTCCGATCACACGATCCAGGAGAACAACATCGTCCAGACGATCGCCTCGGCGGCCGGGACGCTGTCCGCCATCATCTTCGTCCTGCCCGGACTCATCATCGTGGGCTGGTGGACCGGCTTCCCCTACCTCCAGACGGTTCTCGTCATCATCCTGGGCGGCATCCTCGGCGTCACCTACTCGATCCCGCTGCGGCGTGCGCTCGTGACCAACTCCGATCTGCCCTACCCCGAGGGCGTGGCCGGTGCCGAGGTCCTCCGCGTGGGCGACACCAGCGAGGGCGCCGAGGAGTCCAGCCGTGGACTGGGCGTCATCGTCCGCGGTTCCATCGCCTCTGCGGCCCTGTACTTCCTCAACACGCTCAAGGCCATCAGCGTCGACATCTCCGGGGTCTTCCGGGTCGGCGCCGGCGCCACCATGATGAGCACCTCCCTGTCCCTGGCCCTGGTCGGCGTGGGCCACCTGGTCGGCATCGGTGTCGGTATCGCCATGATCGTCGGCCTGCTCATCTCCTACGGCGTGCTGCTGCCCGTGCGCACCTGGGGCGGCGCTGCGGCCGCCCCGGACCTCGCGGACTTCGTGAGCACCACCTTCGCCAGCGAGGTGCGCATTGTCGGTGCCGGCGCTATCGCGGTCGCCGCCATCTGGACCTTCCTGAAGATCCTGGGCCCCATCGTCTCCGGCATCCGCGAGTCCCTGGCCTCCAGCGCCAAGCGCGACGCCGGCTACGAGATTCCCGTGACCGAGCGCGACCTGTCGATGAAGATGGTCATCGGCGTCACCGTCGGCTCCATGCTGCCCATCGGAGTGCTCCTGTGGCTGTTCCTGCACGGGACCTCCATGGCTCACCACACGGCGGGGCTCATCATCGCCTCCATCCTGTTCATCCTGCTGACCGGCCTGGTCGTGGCCTCCGTCTGCGGCTACATGGCCGGCCTCATCGGCTCCTCCAACTCGCCGATCTCCGGCGTCGGCATCCTCGTCGCAGTCGCCGCGGCCGCACTTGTGCGCACCATCGCCAGCAGCTCCTCACCCGACGACGTCCGCACCCTGGTGGCCTACACCCTGTTCGTCACCGCCGTCGTCTTCGGCGTGGCCACCATCTCCAACGACAACCTCCAGGACCTCAAGACCGGCCAGCTCGTCGACTCCACTCCGTGGAAGCAGCAGGTGGCCCTCGTCATTGGCGTCGTCTTCGGCGCCATCATCATCCCGCCGGTCCTCGGCCTCATGCAGGGCGCCTTCGGCTTCGCAGGCGCTCCCGGCGCCGGTGCCAACGCGCTGGCGGCTCCCCAGGCCAACCTCATCAAGCACCTCGTTCAGGGCGTGCTCGGCGGCGACCTCAACTGGAGCCTGCTGGGGCTGGGCACCCTCATCGGCGCCGTCGTCATCGCCATCGACGAGATCCTGCGCCGCAACAGCAAGTACTCGCTGCCGCCGCTCGCCGTCGGCATGGGTATGTACCTGCCCGCCAGCGTCACCGTCATGATCCCGATCGGTGCGGCCCTCGGCCACCTCTACGACCGCTGGGCCCAGCGCACCGCCAACCCCGAGCGGGCCAAGCGCATGGGCACGCTCATGGCCACCGGTCTCATCGTCGGTGAGAGTCTCGCCGGAGTCATCTACGCCGGCATCGTCGTCGCCTTCGGTGGCAAGGAGGACCCGCTGGCCATCATGCCCGAGGGCTTCGCCGGCGTCGCCCCCTGGGTGGGCGTGGTGCTGTTCGTGGGCACTCTGTGGTACCTCTACCGGGGTGCCCGACAGGAGAGCACCCGCGACTGA
- the ppgK gene encoding polyphosphate--glucose phosphotransferase has product MTSAASTSAVSVACGIDIGGSGVKSALVDLTTGTFIGERVRIDTPEESTPEAVARVCRDLLEQLQVDDDVPVGVALPAPIVHGIVPFIANLDKSWEGVNLTQLMREQLGRPVTGLNDADAAGLAEVAFGAAKDVPGTIIVTTLGTGIGSAVVVDGTLVPNTELGHLEIDGRDAESHASAGQRTAQDLSWKKWAKRLQRYYSHVEMLFSPDLFVVGGGVSRKHEKYLPLLDLKTPIVPAQLLNTAGIVGAAYQASRAAAV; this is encoded by the coding sequence ATGACTTCGGCAGCATCGACATCGGCAGTATCAGTGGCGTGCGGGATCGACATCGGTGGATCGGGGGTCAAGAGCGCTCTGGTCGACCTGACCACGGGCACGTTCATCGGCGAGCGCGTCCGCATCGACACCCCCGAGGAGTCCACGCCTGAGGCGGTCGCCCGGGTGTGCCGCGACCTCCTCGAGCAGCTTCAGGTCGACGACGACGTCCCGGTCGGCGTCGCCCTGCCGGCCCCGATCGTCCACGGGATCGTTCCTTTCATCGCCAACCTCGACAAGTCATGGGAGGGTGTCAACCTCACCCAGCTCATGCGCGAGCAGCTGGGCCGGCCGGTGACCGGCCTCAACGACGCCGACGCCGCGGGCCTGGCCGAGGTCGCCTTCGGTGCCGCCAAGGACGTGCCCGGGACTATCATCGTCACCACGCTGGGCACCGGGATCGGATCGGCCGTCGTCGTCGATGGAACACTGGTCCCCAACACCGAGCTCGGGCACCTGGAGATCGACGGGCGCGACGCCGAGAGCCACGCCTCCGCCGGTCAGCGCACCGCCCAGGACCTGTCCTGGAAGAAGTGGGCCAAGCGCCTTCAGCGCTACTACTCCCACGTGGAGATGCTCTTCTCCCCGGACCTGTTCGTCGTCGGCGGGGGAGTGTCCCGCAAGCACGAGAAGTACCTTCCGCTGCTCGACCTCAAGACCCCGATCGTCCCGGCCCAGTTGCTTAATACCGCCGGCATTGTCGGGGCCGCTTACCAGGCCTCCCGGGCCGCCGCCGTCTGA
- a CDS encoding serine hydrolase domain-containing protein: MGKAEKTNPVRSKAVITETPEAAAAAGARPGRRRSVAWRVLAVPLAAAIALGAAGGAASAAPSKGEAESLKSRAQGLVDAGYPAALAAVSDAKGESAGVAVGKGNLETGQAPPLDGEVRVGSASKTFVAVVVMQMVQEGKVGLDEPIETYLPGLIKGEGIDGSKITVRQLLQHTSGLPEYTDTYLSSKAAETENMQHYVPPRDLLDTALGKPAQFEPGTQWKYTNTNYIVLGMLVERVSQRPVGEQIDQRIIKKLGLSHTYLPGNGEKKLHGPHPQGYHLNGEGKLEDVTDLDTSLAWAAGGMVSTPSELNTFFQAVLDGRLLTQSSIDEMRNGAVDASSHLGPGTVYGLGLIGTSLTCGGTAWGHHGGIAGYETHDGVGPDGTAVTVAVTAASADIADQSNLESSTKEKAGKVDEAVDAALCHK; the protein is encoded by the coding sequence ATGGGTAAAGCAGAGAAGACGAATCCTGTCCGTTCCAAAGCTGTCATCACCGAAACCCCTGAAGCAGCGGCGGCCGCAGGCGCCCGTCCAGGTCGTCGTCGGTCGGTGGCTTGGCGGGTGCTGGCGGTGCCCCTGGCGGCGGCGATCGCGCTGGGGGCTGCCGGGGGTGCGGCCTCGGCAGCGCCGTCGAAGGGGGAGGCTGAGAGCCTGAAGTCCCGGGCCCAGGGGCTGGTGGATGCCGGCTACCCGGCGGCTCTGGCCGCGGTGAGTGATGCCAAGGGCGAGTCGGCGGGGGTGGCCGTGGGCAAGGGCAACCTGGAGACGGGACAGGCCCCGCCGCTGGACGGGGAGGTGCGAGTTGGCTCCGCTTCGAAGACCTTCGTGGCCGTCGTCGTCATGCAGATGGTCCAGGAGGGCAAGGTGGGGCTCGATGAGCCGATCGAGACCTACCTGCCCGGTCTGATCAAGGGCGAGGGTATTGACGGATCAAAGATCACAGTGCGCCAGCTCCTGCAGCACACCAGCGGACTACCCGAGTACACCGACACCTACCTCTCCAGCAAAGCCGCGGAGACCGAGAACATGCAGCACTATGTTCCTCCACGTGACCTGCTGGACACCGCGCTGGGCAAGCCGGCGCAGTTCGAGCCCGGCACTCAGTGGAAGTACACCAACACGAACTACATCGTGCTGGGGATGCTGGTCGAGCGGGTGTCTCAGCGGCCGGTGGGCGAGCAGATCGACCAGCGCATCATCAAGAAGCTGGGACTGTCCCACACCTACCTCCCGGGAAACGGCGAGAAGAAGCTCCACGGCCCTCACCCTCAGGGCTACCACCTCAACGGTGAGGGCAAGCTGGAGGACGTGACCGATCTGGATACCTCACTCGCCTGGGCCGCTGGTGGCATGGTGTCGACCCCCAGCGAGCTCAACACCTTCTTCCAGGCCGTCCTTGACGGCAGGCTGCTGACCCAGTCCAGCATCGACGAGATGAGGAACGGGGCGGTTGACGCGAGTTCGCATCTTGGACCGGGGACGGTGTACGGATTGGGACTCATTGGCACGTCGTTGACCTGCGGAGGTACTGCTTGGGGACACCATGGCGGTATCGCTGGATATGAGACTCATGATGGGGTCGGCCCTGACGGTACCGCTGTGACCGTCGCTGTCACCGCCGCATCCGCAGATATCGCCGATCAGAGCAACCTGGAGAGCTCCACCAAGGAGAAGGCCGGAAAGGTCGATGAGGCAGTGGACGCTGCCCTGTGCCACAAGTGA
- a CDS encoding sensor histidine kinase, which translates to MPDSAVQVQRPSRLPRAAVGLCLLSVLPYIGMVLADPEHISNYGVSSVPWAILVIVLVITQVVAVMMTARFPCWVLGIVATADLIVLITSDRSGLGSAAVMVVIWYLVRHRIPGWQIALFANVIVLNVVFLIGEVYSGQRGIVAMIILLSAHLLQRYLLPVAVAEYMLGREQLHQALRDKAELLEREKRLLERQERERVERELRASRNALARDLHDIAGHHLSGVIVSAQAAAALRHKDPERSYQMLQTVQASARTALADLRQVVGLLRSEDSSGSPREGRGGDDGQDGATSSSTGSAPEAMAETMAGAAADMTREPAPLPSLAAVPRVVEEARRRRQRVGYGVNGCPRPLSPLADTAAYRMVQESLANSARHAPGATCQVYVTYQDECVEIVVSNRRPPTLEVGPAGPAGRAGEGPTGGGYGLSGMAERAALVGAELSTGPDPDGGWCNRLVIPVPPDSADGPSTEEEAALP; encoded by the coding sequence ATGCCCGATTCCGCCGTTCAGGTGCAGAGACCATCGCGTCTTCCCCGGGCCGCGGTGGGTCTCTGTCTGCTCAGCGTGCTGCCCTACATCGGTATGGTGCTGGCCGATCCCGAGCACATCAGCAACTACGGAGTCAGCTCGGTTCCCTGGGCGATTCTCGTCATCGTCCTGGTCATCACCCAGGTGGTGGCCGTGATGATGACGGCGCGCTTCCCGTGCTGGGTGCTCGGGATCGTGGCCACCGCCGATCTCATCGTTCTCATCACCAGCGACCGATCGGGACTCGGATCCGCCGCGGTCATGGTCGTCATCTGGTACCTCGTGCGTCACCGCATCCCGGGCTGGCAGATCGCGCTGTTCGCCAACGTCATCGTCTTGAACGTGGTCTTCCTCATTGGCGAGGTGTACTCCGGTCAGCGTGGGATAGTCGCCATGATCATCCTGCTCTCGGCGCACCTGCTGCAGCGTTACCTCCTACCGGTGGCGGTGGCGGAGTACATGCTGGGGCGCGAGCAACTGCACCAGGCGCTGCGAGACAAGGCCGAACTCCTCGAGCGGGAGAAGCGGCTGCTCGAGCGCCAGGAGCGCGAGCGGGTCGAGCGCGAGCTGCGGGCCAGCCGCAATGCCCTGGCCCGCGACCTGCATGACATCGCCGGCCACCACCTCTCCGGCGTCATCGTCAGCGCCCAGGCGGCCGCGGCTCTGCGGCACAAGGATCCGGAGCGTTCCTACCAGATGCTCCAGACGGTGCAGGCCAGTGCGCGGACCGCACTGGCCGACCTGCGTCAGGTCGTCGGCCTCCTGCGCAGCGAGGACAGCAGTGGTTCCCCACGTGAAGGTCGAGGTGGGGACGACGGACAGGACGGGGCGACGTCGTCGAGCACCGGGTCAGCACCCGAGGCGATGGCTGAGACGATGGCCGGGGCGGCGGCTGACATGACGAGGGAACCGGCGCCCCTGCCATCGCTGGCGGCCGTGCCTCGCGTTGTTGAGGAAGCACGTCGTCGTCGGCAGAGAGTCGGCTATGGTGTCAACGGTTGCCCCCGCCCTCTCAGCCCGCTGGCTGATACCGCCGCCTACCGCATGGTTCAGGAGTCGCTGGCCAACAGTGCGCGGCACGCGCCGGGCGCCACCTGCCAGGTGTACGTCACCTACCAGGATGAATGCGTCGAGATTGTCGTGAGCAACCGACGTCCGCCCACCCTGGAGGTCGGTCCGGCTGGGCCGGCTGGGCGAGCCGGAGAAGGCCCCACGGGTGGTGGGTACGGACTGTCCGGCATGGCGGAGCGGGCGGCCCTGGTGGGCGCTGAGCTGAGTACCGGCCCCGATCCCGACGGCGGCTGGTGCAACCGGCTCGTCATCCCCGTTCCGCCGGACAGTGCCGACGGGCCCAGTACCGAGGAGGAAGCAGCTCTCCCATGA
- a CDS encoding response regulator transcription factor: MIRLVIADDQAVVRAGLSVILGAEEDIEVVGEAADGAEAIALARELRPDVVCMDIRMPGTDGIAATRAIVSDPDLDVDVLILTTFDVDDDVLASLEAGAAGFLLKGADEGILLGAVRSVAAGEGTLDQRVTRRILHELSRRGSRGALAGSDTGSQQRYVSRAEDAGGASEPASFAGAASVDVTLTSRELEVLRLLARGMSNGEMAAHLYVEPTTIKYHLTGLMQKTGSRDRLQAVLWGIRAGLVHP, from the coding sequence ATGATTCGACTTGTCATCGCTGACGATCAGGCCGTGGTCCGCGCCGGTTTGAGCGTCATCCTCGGAGCGGAGGAGGACATCGAGGTCGTGGGTGAGGCGGCCGACGGTGCTGAGGCCATCGCGCTGGCTCGTGAGCTGCGCCCCGACGTTGTGTGCATGGACATCCGCATGCCCGGGACCGACGGTATCGCGGCGACGCGGGCGATCGTCTCCGACCCTGATCTGGACGTGGACGTGCTCATCCTGACCACCTTCGACGTCGACGACGACGTCCTGGCCTCGCTCGAGGCCGGGGCCGCCGGGTTCCTCCTCAAAGGTGCAGATGAGGGCATCCTGCTGGGGGCGGTCCGATCCGTGGCTGCGGGGGAGGGAACCCTGGACCAGCGCGTTACCCGACGTATCCTGCATGAGCTGTCCAGACGGGGCTCCCGAGGCGCGCTCGCCGGAAGCGACACCGGGTCTCAGCAACGGTACGTGAGCAGAGCGGAAGATGCTGGTGGCGCATCCGAGCCGGCGTCGTTCGCGGGAGCTGCTTCCGTGGACGTCACCTTGACCTCTCGGGAGCTGGAAGTGCTCAGACTGCTGGCTCGGGGTATGTCCAACGGTGAGATGGCGGCGCACCTGTACGTCGAGCCGACGACGATCAAGTACCACTTGACGGGGCTCATGCAGAAGACCGGATCCCGGGATCGCCTCCAGGCAGTGCTGTGGGGGATCCGCGCCGGCCTGGTGCATCCGTAG